Part of the Leifsonia soli genome is shown below.
ACCGCATCCTGGACGCCGTCCAGAAGACCCTGGAGTACCGCCGTGGCTGAACGAACCTTCGACCTCCCCGATCTGGGCGAGGGCCTGCAGGAGGCGACTGTGCTGGAGTGGCTGGTCGCCGAGGGCGACCACGTCGAGCGCAATGCGCCGCTCGTCGAGGTCGAGACGACGAAGTCGGCCGTCGAGCTGCCGTCCCCGCAGTCCGGCGTCGTCGCGCGCTTCCACGTCGCCGAGGGCGAGGCTCTCGAGGTGGGCGCCCCGCTCGTGACCTTCACCGTCGAGGACGACCAGGCGGGCATCGTCGGAACCGTCCCGACGGAGGAGGCGCCGCGCCGCCGTGTTCGACTGTCGCTGCCGGAGGACTGAGCCGGGATGCGCATCCACGTCGAGAGGCACCCCGGCGACGACCCCGTCCTGCTGGTGCACGGCTTCGCCTCTACCGGCTCGCTCACCTGGGAGGCGACGGGCTGGGTCCGCGCGCTCGCCGAGGCGGGCCGTGGCGCGATCGTCCCGGACCTCCGCGGCCACGGCGCCAGCGAGGCGCCGCACGACGCCGACGCGTACTCGCCCGACCTCCTCGCCGGCGACCTGCTGGCCGTTCTCGACGAGCAGGATGTGGACCGCGTGGATGTGATGGGCTATTCGATGGGCAGCTGGGTGTCCCTGGCGCTCACCGCCCTCGCCCCCGACCGCGTGCGGCGGCTCGTGATCGGCGGAGTCGGCACGGTCGAGCAGTTCGGCCACTGGGGTGTCTCGGCGGTGCAGGCCGCCCTCCACGACGACGCCTCAGCGCTCGACCCGGCCAGCCCGCTTGCGCCGCTCCTCGCATCCCTCCGCCAGGCGCCGGGCATCGACCGCGAGGCGCTCGCCGCCTGCGCCGCCGGCATGGCCGCGCATCCGCTCCCGCTGGCGAGCTCCGTCCCGACCATGCTCGTCGTGGGCGACGCGGACCCGGTCACCGAGGGCGCCGACGAAGCGGCCCGGCTGCTGGGGGCCGAGCTGGTCGTGCTCCCGCGGCGCAACCACGTCACCACCCTGAGCGCCCGCGCCTTCAAACAGGCTGCCCTTCCGTTCCTGGGAGCTTCGGTCAGCGTGCCGTAGGCGCGTACCCTGCGTCGTACGATGTGCGAGGACCGAAGGAGGCCGCATGATCGACAAGCTCGACGCCGATCTGATCGCGCTGCTGACCGAGGAGCCGCGCCTCGGGGTGTTCGAGGCGTCCCGGCGTCTCGGGGTGGCGCGCGGGACGGTGCAGGCCCGCCTGGACCGCCTGCAGCGGTCGGGGGTCGTCCGCGACTTCGCTCCGACGATCGACACCGACCGGCTCGGGTACCCGGTGACCGCTTTCGTGACCGCGGAGATCGCCCAGGGCGACCGGGATGTCACCGTCGTCGAGCATCTGCGGGCCATCCCCGAAGTGCTCGAGGTGCACACCATCACGGGCGCGGGCGATCTGATGATCCGTGCGGTGGCGCGGTCGAACACCGACCTGCAGCGGGTGATCGACCGCATCGTCAGTGATCCGGGCATCATGCGGACGTCGACGGTCATCGCGCTCGCCACCAAGATCGACCACCGCGCGGTGCCGCTGGTGCAGGCCGCGGTCGCCGCCGAGAACGCGGACGACGACACCGACGAGAACGCGGACGACGACGCGAAGAACGAGGAGGAACGCGGCTGATGGATGAGAAGGCTCTGCTGGATCGTGTGCCCGACGGGCTCTACATCGGAGGGGAGTGGACCGCCGGATCGGCCGGGACGTTCCCGGTGTACGACCCGGCGACGGGCGACACCCTCAAGCGGATCGCCGATGCCTCGCCGGAGGACGGCATCCGTGCGCTCGACGCCGCCGTCGCCGCCGCAGACGACTGGGCCGCGACGCCGCCACGGGCGCGCGGCGAGATCCTGCGCCGCGCCTTCGACCTGCTGCAGGAGCGGCGCGACGATTTCGCCCTGCTGATGACGCTGGAGATGGGCAAGCCGCTCGCCGAGGCGAGCGGCGAGGTCACCTATGGCGGCGAGTTCCTCCGCTGGTTCTCGGAGGAGGCCGTCCGCATCACCGGACGCTACGGGAGCAACCCGGAGGGCACCGGGCGGATGATCGTCTCCCAGCATCCCGTCGGCCCGTGCTTCCTGATCACACCGTGGAACTTCCCGCTCGCGATGGCGACCAGGAAGATCGCGCCGGCGCTCGCCGCGGGATGCACCGTCGTCATCAAGCCGGCGGAATTGACGCCGCTGACGACGCTGTACTTCGCCCGGCTGCTCGAGGATGCCGGACTGCCCGCCGGAGTCCTCAACGTCGTCACGACGACCACCTCCGGAAAGGTCTCCGCCCCCATCATCGCCGACCCGCGGCTGCGCAAGCTGTCGTTCACGGGCTCGACGGAGGTCGGCCGGACGCTGCTGAAGCAGGCGTCCCAGAACGTGCTCCGCACCTCCATGGAGCTCGGGGGCAACGCGCCGTTCGTCGTGTTCGACGACGCCGACCTCGACAAGGCGGTCGACGGCGCGATGCTGGCCAAGTTCCGCAACATCGGCGAGGCCTGCACCGCGGCCAACCGGTTCATCGTCCATGAGGCCGTCGCCGACGAGTTCGCCCGGCGGGTGACAGAGCGCGTGAACGGCCTGAAGGTCGGCCGCGGAACCGACGACGGCGTCACCATCGGCCCGCTCATCAACGAGGACGCGGTCAGGAAGGCATCGGAGCTGGTCGAGGATGCCGTCCGTCGCGGGGCCGCGGTACTGACCGGCGGCTCCCGCGTCGGCGGCACAGGCACCTTCTTCGCGCCGACGGTCGTGGCCGACGTCGCGGCGGGCAGCGAGATCCTGCGCCAGGAGATCTTCGGTCCGGTGCTGTCCATCGTCCGCTTCTCGGACGAGGACGAGGCGGTGCGGATCGCGAACGACACCGAGTACGGGCTCGTCTCGTACGTCTTCACCAGGGACCTGGCCCGCGGACAACGGATGATCGAGCGCCTGGAGACGGGGATGATGGGCCTCAACGTGGGAGTCGTCTCCAACGCGGCCGCGCCGTTCGGCGGCGTCAAGCAGTCCGGACTGGGACGCGAGGGCGGATTCGAGGGCATCCGCGAGTACTTGAACACGAAGTACACGCTCACCCCGAACCCGTTCGGAGCCTGACGTGTCGCGATCAGAAGCGGTCATCGTCGACGTCGTCCGCACCCCCTCCGGGCGCGGCAAGCCGGACGGCGAACTGTCCGACATCCATCCCGCCGACCTCCTGGCGGGCGTGCTCCTCGAGCTGGTGGGGCGCACCGGCATCGACCCGGCGGTCGTGGACGACGTCATCGGCGGATGCGTCACCCAGTCGGGAGAGCAGGCGGGAAACATCACGCGCACGGCGGTGCTGAGCGCCGGCTTCCCGGAGAGCGTTCCGGCGGTGACCATCGACCGGCAGTGCGGATCGAGTCAGCAGGCGGCGGCGTTCGCCGCCCAGGGCGTGCTGTCCGGCGCGTACGACGTGGTCATCGCGTGCGGTGTGGAGTCGATGAGCCGTGCGCCGATGGGATCGAACGCGCAGGGCGCATCCCTCGGCGGCGAGCTGCTGAGGGCGCGGTATCCGGAGGGCCTGGTCACCCAGGGCGTCGCGGCCGAGCTGATCGCCGACCGCTGGGGGTTCAGCCGGGCGCAGCTCGACGACTACGCCGCCGACTCGCACGGCCGGGCGGCCTGGGCCGCGGCGAACGGCGCGTTCGAGGGCGAGCTGGTCGCCGTGCCGACACCGGACTCCGGCAGCGTCAACGCGGATGAGACCATCCGGCCGGGCACGACCGCGGAGAAGCTGGCGCAGCTGCAGCCCGTGTTCCGCACCGACCGCTTGGCGGAGCGCTTCCCGCAGCTGGAGTGGCGCATCACCGCGGGCAACTCCTCACCGCTGACCGACGGCGCCTCCGCCGCCCTCATCATGAGTGCCGACGCCGCGAAGCGGCTGGGCCTGCGCCCACGCGCCCGGTTCCACTCGTTCGCGGTCGCCGGCAGCGACCCCCTGCTGATGCTCACCGGCATCCTGCCCGCCACGCGCAAGCTGCTCGAGCGCAGCGGTGTGCGGCTGGATGAGATCGACGCGTACGAGGTCAACGAGGCGTTCGCGCCCATCCCGCTGCTGTGGCGGGAGGAGTTCGGCGCGGACCCGTCGCGGCTCAATCCGCGCGGCGGCGCGATCGCGCTCGGGCACGCGCTCGGCTCGTCGGGCACGCGCCTGCTGGCGACGCTGCTCAACGAGGTCGAGTCCCGCGGCGGCCGCTACGGCCTGCAGACGATGTGCGAGGGCGGCGGCACCGCCAACGCGACACTGATCGAAGTGCTGCGCTGACGGCGCGGCACCGGATGATACGAAGGAGAACCATGCAGCTCGACGGATGCTCGGCCATCGTCACCGGCGGAGCCAGCGGACTCGGCAACGCCACCGCGCACGCGCTCGCCGAGGCGGGCGCCCGCGTCGTGATCGTCGACCTCCCCCGCTCGGAGGGCGAGAAGGCCGCCGTCGCGCTGGGTCCGCACGCGCGGTTCGTGCCGGCGGACGTGACCAACGAAGCGGAGGTGCAGGCGGCGGTGGACACCGCGTCCGGACTCGCCCCGCTGCGCGTCGTGGTGAACTGCGCCGGGATCGCCACCGCCGAGAAGGTGCTGGGGCGTGACGGCGTCATCCCGCTCGAGCACTTCGAGCGCGTCATCCGGGTGAACCTGATCGGAACCTTCAACGTGGTGCGCCTCGCGGCGGCCGCGATCGCCCAGACCGAGCCGGTCGGCGAGGAGCGCGGCGTGATCGTCAACACTGCATCGGTCGCGGCGTTCGACGGCCAGATCGGCCAGCCGGCGTATTCGGCGTCGAAGGGCGGGGTGGCCGCCATGACGCTGCCGTTGGCGCGGGAGTTCGCGCGCAGCCTCATCCGCGTCATGACGATCGCGCCCGGCATCTTCGAGACGCCGATGATGGCGGGGCTGCCGCAGGCGGCGCAGGACTCACTGGCCGCCCAGGTGCCGCATCCCTCGCGGCTCGGCCGGCCGGCGGAGTACGCGGCGCTGGTGGGCGCGATCGTCGAGAACCCGATGCTGAACGGCGAGACGATCCGCCTCGACGGCGCGATCCGGATGCAGCCCAAGTAGCCCGAGCGCCCGACCCCCAGCTGACAGCTCCTGAGTTTTTCGGCCGCACGGCGGGGTGTCGGGCGGAAAAACTCAGGAGCTGTTGGCGTAGGGCGGGGGCTACACAGATCAGGCGCCCGAGTGCGCCTCCAGGAACGTGTAGACGTCGGAGTCGTCGACGCCGGGGAACGACCCCGACGGCAGCGGCGACAGGATGTGCGCGTGCAGCCGGGCGCTCGGCCACGCCTTGCCCGCCCAGCGGCCCGAGAGCGTGGCGGGCGGACGCTTGCAGCACGACTCGTCGGGGCAGCGCGACTCGGCCCGCACCGTCGTCTCTCGGCCGCGGAACCACTTCGCCTCGTCGAACGGCACGCCGACGGTGATCGAGAACCCGCCCTCCGCGGTCGTCCCGGTCTGGGTCGCGCACCAGTAGGTTCCCGCCGGGGTGTCGGTGTTCTGGTACAGCTCCGTCGTGCGGTTGGTGTGCGTGAAGGCCGTCCGTGCTCCCCACTTCCGGCAGACGACCTGGCCCTCGATGGATCCGGTCACATCCGTCGGGAGCGGCAGGCCGTCGTTCTCGTAACCCTTGTACAGTGCGCCGTCGTCGCCGACGCGGAGGAAGTGCATCGTCATGTCCAGATGGCTCGTCGCGAGGTTCGTCAGCCGCAGCGCCGCCGCCTCGTGGGTCACGCCGAAGGCGTCGCGGAAGTCCTCGACGGCGAGGTCCCTCTCCTTCTTCGCCTGCTGCAGGAAGGCGACCGCCGCCTCGCGGGGCATGAGGCAGCAGGCCGCGAAGTAGTTGATCTCCAACCGCTGCCGCAGGAAGTCCGCGTACGACTCGGGACGGGTGTGGCCGAGCAGCCGGTGCGCCATCGCCTGCAGGGCCATGGAGCGGAGGCCGTGGCCGCCCGGGATGGACGCGGGCGGCAGGTAGATCCGCCCGTTCTCGAGGTCGGTGATCGAGCGGGCCGACCGGGGGAGGTCGTTCACGTAGATGAGCTCGAAGCCCAGCTGCTCCGCCATCACGCTGACCTCGCGGTGCGTGAGTGCGCCGCGGGTGTGGCCGGACGCGCGGACGCGCTGCTCGGCGAGCTCCTCGATCTCGGGCATGTAGTTGTGCTGGGCGCGCATCCGCTCGCGCAGTTCGGTGTTCGCGCGCCGCGCCTCCTCGGGGGTCGCGATCGCCTCGCTCGCCCGGCGGCTCAGCTCGCGGTGCAGGCCGACGATGGCACGCAGGGTCTCGGTCGGGGTGCCCTTCGTCGGCTTGACCGCCGGCAGCCCGAGGGACGCGTACAGCGGTCCGCGCTGCGCCCGGGCGAGCTCGATCTCGAGGGCGGCGCGCTCGTCCGGCGGCTCGGCGGACAGCAGGTCCGCCGGCTGGACGCCGAGGGCGGCGGCGAGGGAACTCAGCAGCGAGATCCGGGGCTCGCGCTTGCCGTTCTCGATCAGCGACAGCTGGCTCGCGGCGACGCCTGTTGCGGCGCCCAGGTCGTCGAGGGTCATGCGGCGGCTGGTGCGGAAATGCCGGATGCGATGGCCGAGCGTGGCGACATCGATGTCGCCCGCCTCCACGGGAGTGCTCATGGCTTCACAATAGCGAAAGATTCGCGATTCTTACAGCGAATTTGTCGGGTCGAACCGTCGGAATCTCTCACATGCTGGAGGAGACACCACTTCTTACGACGAAAAGGACTCCGTCATGAGCATCGCCGAGCTGACCATCGCCGACACGGCCCCGTCCGACGGGATGGACGCCGTGCGTGCCTGGGTCGACGACATCGCCGCCCTCACCCGGCCCGACGAGATCGTCTGGTGCGACGGCTCCCTCGGTGAGGCCGACCGTCTGACCAAGCAGCTCGTCGCGGAGGGCAAGCTCATCCGGCTGAACCCCGAATGGCGGCCGAACAGCTTCCTCGCGCGCACCGACCCGGGCGACGTCGCCCGGGTCGAGGACCGCACCTTCATCTGCTCGGAGGACGAGGCGGACGCCGGCCCCACCAACAACTGGCGCGAGCCGGCCGCGATGCGCGCCGAGCTGCGCGACGTCTTCGCGGGCAGCATGCGCGGCCGGACCATGTACGTCGTCCCGTTCTCGATGGGGCCGGTCGGCGGTCCGATCTCGCAGGTCGGCATCCAGCTCACCGATTCCGCGTACGTCGCCGTCAGCCTCGGGATGATGACCCGGGTCACCGAGACGGTGCTCGATCTGATCGCGGCCGGGCAGGAGTGGGTTCCGACCGTGCACAGCGTCGGCTTCCCGCTCGTCGACGCGGACGGGACCCGCCACGACGACGTGGCCTGGCCGTGCAGCACGACCAAGTACATCGTGCAGTTCCCGGAGACCCGGGAGGTGTGGTCGTACGGCTCGGGATACGGCGGCAACGCCATCCTCGCCAAGAAGTGCTTCGCCCTGCGGATCGCCTCGGTGATGGCCCGCGACGAGGGCTGGCTCGCCGAGCACATGCTCATCGTCAAGGTGACATCGCCGGAGGGCCGCGTGTTCCACTTCGCCGCGGCGTTCCCGTCGGCGTGCGGCAAGACCAACCTCGCGATGCTGCAGCCGAGCATCCCGGGCTGGACGGTCGAGACCATCGGGGACGACATCGCCTGGCTGCGCCAGGGACCGGATGGCCGGCTGCGCGCGATCAACCCGGAGGCGGGCTTCTTCGGCGTCGCGCCGGGCACCGGCGAGACCACCAACCGCACCGCGGTGGAGACGCTGTGGGGCAACACGATCTTCACCAACGTGGCGCTGCGCGACGACGGCGACGTCTGGTGGGAGGGGCTGACCGACGAGCCGCCTGCCCACCTGATCGACTGGGAGGGGAAGGACTGGACGCCCGGCAGCGGGCGCCCGGCCGCGCATCCGAACTCCCGCTTCACCGTGAGCGCCGCGCAGTGCCCGTCCATCGCCGACGACTGGGACGCCTTCGACGGCGTTCCGATCGACGCGATCCTGTTCGGGGGACGGCGGGCGACGAACGTCCCGCTCGTCGCCCAGGCTCGCGACTGGCGGCACGGGGTGTTCATCGGGGCGACGATCTCCTCCGAGCGCACCGCTGCGGCGGAGGGCACGGTCGGCGAGCTGCGCCGCGACCCGTTCGCGATGCTGCCGTTCTGCGGCTACAACATGGCCGACCACTGGGCGCACTGGCTGGAGATGGGGGAGCGGCTCGGCGAGCACGCACCGGCGGTGTTCCAGGTGAACTGGTTCCGCACGGGCGACGACGGCCGGTTCCTGTGGCCGGGGTTCAGCGAGAACGCCCGGGTGATCGAGTGGATCGCGCGTCGCGTCGAGGGCAGCGCCGGGAGCGTGTCCACGCCGATCGGGCAGCTGCCGGTGGTCGAGGAGCTCGACCTGGACGGCCTCGACCTCCCGGAGGAGGACGTGGCTGCCCTCTTCGAGGTCGACCCGCAGAGCTGGCTCGCCGAGTGCGACCTGACCGACGAGTTCTTCGCCCGCTTCGGCACCCGCGTCCCGGCCGCCCTGCGCGCCGAGCTCGCCTCCCTCCGCTACCACCTCCGCGCCTGAGACCCCACCGTCGAGTACGCAAAAACTGCACGCTATCCGAGCGGATGGCGTGCAGTTTTTGCGTACTCGACGGGGGTCGGTCAGACGAGGAGCTGGTGCTTGGCGAGGTCGCGGTAGAGCGGGGTGGTTTCGACGAGTTCGGAGTGGGTGCCGCTGCCGATGACGCGGCCGTGGTCGAGCACCACGATCTGGTCGGAGTCGACGACGGTCGACAGCCGGTGGGCGATCACGAGTAGCGTGCGGTCCTCCGCCACGGCGTCGATCGCCTCGCGCATCAACTGCTCGTTGCGGCCGTCGAGGCTCGAGGTGGACTCGTCGAGAAGCAGAACGGGCGGAGCCGCCAGCAGCGCGCGCGCGATCGCGAGGCGCTGGCGCTCGCCGCCGGAGAGCATGATGCCGTCCTCGCCGACCGGGGCGCCGAGGCCGAGCTCGCTCCGCTCCAGCACCTCCGTCAGGTTGACGGCGTGCAGGACGTCGATGCACTCGGCGTCGGTCGCGTCCGGCGCGGCCAGCGTCAGGTTGTCGCGCAGCGATCCGGCGAGCACGGGCGCATCCTGCTCGACATAGCCGATCTGCGAGCGGAGCGAGACGCGGTCGAGGGTGCGCACATCCATCCCGCCGAAGCGCACCTCGCCCGCCTGCGGGTCGTAGAACCGCTCGACGAGGGCGAGGATGGTCGACTTGCCCGCGCCGGACGGCCCGACGAGCGCGGTGCGCTTGCCGCGCGGGACGCGGAAGCTGACACCCTGGAGCACCCCACCGTGCCGGTGGGCGCCCTCGTCGGAGCCCGCTCCGGCAGCGGCCTCCGCCTCGGCGACGACGTCCGCCCCGGTCAGCGCCTCGAACGCGAGCCGCTCCGGCGTCGGCTGCTCGACGGCGGCCGGCCCGGCGCCCGC
Proteins encoded:
- a CDS encoding phosphoenolpyruvate carboxykinase (GTP), whose product is MSIAELTIADTAPSDGMDAVRAWVDDIAALTRPDEIVWCDGSLGEADRLTKQLVAEGKLIRLNPEWRPNSFLARTDPGDVARVEDRTFICSEDEADAGPTNNWREPAAMRAELRDVFAGSMRGRTMYVVPFSMGPVGGPISQVGIQLTDSAYVAVSLGMMTRVTETVLDLIAAGQEWVPTVHSVGFPLVDADGTRHDDVAWPCSTTKYIVQFPETREVWSYGSGYGGNAILAKKCFALRIASVMARDEGWLAEHMLIVKVTSPEGRVFHFAAAFPSACGKTNLAMLQPSIPGWTVETIGDDIAWLRQGPDGRLRAINPEAGFFGVAPGTGETTNRTAVETLWGNTIFTNVALRDDGDVWWEGLTDEPPAHLIDWEGKDWTPGSGRPAAHPNSRFTVSAAQCPSIADDWDAFDGVPIDAILFGGRRATNVPLVAQARDWRHGVFIGATISSERTAAAEGTVGELRRDPFAMLPFCGYNMADHWAHWLEMGERLGEHAPAVFQVNWFRTGDDGRFLWPGFSENARVIEWIARRVEGSAGSVSTPIGQLPVVEELDLDGLDLPEEDVAALFEVDPQSWLAECDLTDEFFARFGTRVPAALRAELASLRYHLRA
- a CDS encoding 3-hydroxyacyl-CoA dehydrogenase; this translates as MQLDGCSAIVTGGASGLGNATAHALAEAGARVVIVDLPRSEGEKAAVALGPHARFVPADVTNEAEVQAAVDTASGLAPLRVVVNCAGIATAEKVLGRDGVIPLEHFERVIRVNLIGTFNVVRLAAAAIAQTEPVGEERGVIVNTASVAAFDGQIGQPAYSASKGGVAAMTLPLAREFARSLIRVMTIAPGIFETPMMAGLPQAAQDSLAAQVPHPSRLGRPAEYAALVGAIVENPMLNGETIRLDGAIRMQPK
- a CDS encoding acetyl-CoA C-acyltransferase, whose protein sequence is MSRSEAVIVDVVRTPSGRGKPDGELSDIHPADLLAGVLLELVGRTGIDPAVVDDVIGGCVTQSGEQAGNITRTAVLSAGFPESVPAVTIDRQCGSSQQAAAFAAQGVLSGAYDVVIACGVESMSRAPMGSNAQGASLGGELLRARYPEGLVTQGVAAELIADRWGFSRAQLDDYAADSHGRAAWAAANGAFEGELVAVPTPDSGSVNADETIRPGTTAEKLAQLQPVFRTDRLAERFPQLEWRITAGNSSPLTDGASAALIMSADAAKRLGLRPRARFHSFAVAGSDPLLMLTGILPATRKLLERSGVRLDEIDAYEVNEAFAPIPLLWREEFGADPSRLNPRGGAIALGHALGSSGTRLLATLLNEVESRGGRYGLQTMCEGGGTANATLIEVLR
- a CDS encoding biotin/lipoyl-containing protein — protein: MAERTFDLPDLGEGLQEATVLEWLVAEGDHVERNAPLVEVETTKSAVELPSPQSGVVARFHVAEGEALEVGAPLVTFTVEDDQAGIVGTVPTEEAPRRRVRLSLPED
- a CDS encoding alpha/beta fold hydrolase, with protein sequence MRIHVERHPGDDPVLLVHGFASTGSLTWEATGWVRALAEAGRGAIVPDLRGHGASEAPHDADAYSPDLLAGDLLAVLDEQDVDRVDVMGYSMGSWVSLALTALAPDRVRRLVIGGVGTVEQFGHWGVSAVQAALHDDASALDPASPLAPLLASLRQAPGIDREALAACAAGMAAHPLPLASSVPTMLVVGDADPVTEGADEAARLLGAELVVLPRRNHVTTLSARAFKQAALPFLGASVSVP
- a CDS encoding Lrp/AsnC family transcriptional regulator — translated: MIDKLDADLIALLTEEPRLGVFEASRRLGVARGTVQARLDRLQRSGVVRDFAPTIDTDRLGYPVTAFVTAEIAQGDRDVTVVEHLRAIPEVLEVHTITGAGDLMIRAVARSNTDLQRVIDRIVSDPGIMRTSTVIALATKIDHRAVPLVQAAVAAENADDDTDENADDDAKNEEERG
- a CDS encoding NAD-dependent succinate-semialdehyde dehydrogenase, which gives rise to MDEKALLDRVPDGLYIGGEWTAGSAGTFPVYDPATGDTLKRIADASPEDGIRALDAAVAAADDWAATPPRARGEILRRAFDLLQERRDDFALLMTLEMGKPLAEASGEVTYGGEFLRWFSEEAVRITGRYGSNPEGTGRMIVSQHPVGPCFLITPWNFPLAMATRKIAPALAAGCTVVIKPAELTPLTTLYFARLLEDAGLPAGVLNVVTTTTSGKVSAPIIADPRLRKLSFTGSTEVGRTLLKQASQNVLRTSMELGGNAPFVVFDDADLDKAVDGAMLAKFRNIGEACTAANRFIVHEAVADEFARRVTERVNGLKVGRGTDDGVTIGPLINEDAVRKASELVEDAVRRGAAVLTGGSRVGGTGTFFAPTVVADVAAGSEILRQEIFGPVLSIVRFSDEDEAVRIANDTEYGLVSYVFTRDLARGQRMIERLETGMMGLNVGVVSNAAAPFGGVKQSGLGREGGFEGIREYLNTKYTLTPNPFGA
- a CDS encoding XRE family transcriptional regulator gives rise to the protein MSTPVEAGDIDVATLGHRIRHFRTSRRMTLDDLGAATGVAASQLSLIENGKREPRISLLSSLAAALGVQPADLLSAEPPDERAALEIELARAQRGPLYASLGLPAVKPTKGTPTETLRAIVGLHRELSRRASEAIATPEEARRANTELRERMRAQHNYMPEIEELAEQRVRASGHTRGALTHREVSVMAEQLGFELIYVNDLPRSARSITDLENGRIYLPPASIPGGHGLRSMALQAMAHRLLGHTRPESYADFLRQRLEINYFAACCLMPREAAVAFLQQAKKERDLAVEDFRDAFGVTHEAAALRLTNLATSHLDMTMHFLRVGDDGALYKGYENDGLPLPTDVTGSIEGQVVCRKWGARTAFTHTNRTTELYQNTDTPAGTYWCATQTGTTAEGGFSITVGVPFDEAKWFRGRETTVRAESRCPDESCCKRPPATLSGRWAGKAWPSARLHAHILSPLPSGSFPGVDDSDVYTFLEAHSGA